A window of Halovivax gelatinilyticus genomic DNA:
TCACGAAGGTACGCTTCGGCCTCGTCCGGATCGCACTCGCCGAGGGCTCGCTCTCGAACCCGCGCACGATCTCGCGCTGCTTGACGGGCGAATGCGGCGATTTGTGATCCGTGAGACATAGAAAACTGGGTCCCGCCAGAGGAAGCGATCAGCCCTGTTTGTACTCGACGCCTTTTCCGCCGCTCGGATGCTCCCACGCCGTGTCGGCGACGATCGCACAGGTCCCACACTCGACACAGGGTTGCGTATCGAGGCTCACCATTCGCTCTTCAGAGCCGTTTACCTCGACCAGTTCTGATCGATAACAGCCACCGCCGAAGTCTTCTGCACTCACCGGACAGGCCGCGACGGCCGCCCCACTCGCCTCGTACGTTTCGTCGAGGAGTTCAATGTGTGGGTTGCCGACGTCCGTATCGTAGGTGAGATCGCCGATTCGCGCTTCGAGTGACGGCGGTTCGACGGACGACTCCCACTGGATCGTTCGACCGAGTTCCTCGCCGAGGACCGTCGGAAGGGTGACGTATCCCGTGCTCGTGTCGGGCAACATCCCCACCATGAACGGCGAATTGTACGCCCGCTTTACGAGTCGTTCCGAGAGTCGGTTCGTCGCCGCGAATCGGCCGACTCGCGAGGTCAAGAGCCCGTTGGTCAGGCGCTCGACCAGGTTCCGCTCACCGAGGAAGCTCGCGGCTCGGTACCGACGTGGTCGGAGCTTGCCCATCGTTCCGGACTTTTCGAGCATGTCGACGTAGCTCCGGCCGGCCGCGTCGGCGGCCGGATTCGACCGGGTGCTCGCGAACGCGTCGGCCGCGAGCGCGCCGGCCGTAACCGCGTGGTTCATCCCCTTGATGATCGGCCCCTGGGCCTGCATCTGCCCGGCGGCGTCGCCGACCAGAAGCAGCCGCCCCTTGTACGGCGACGGATGAGCCACTTTCTTCGAGTCGGGCACGAGCTTCGCCCCGTACTCGCGCTCGTGGTAGTCGTCGCCGAACCACTGGGCACAGAGCGGGTGCGTCAGAAGGGCGTCGAGCAGCTCGTGCGGTTCGGCTCGCTCTGCGACGAGACTGTCGAGGTGGAAGACGGTCCCGATCGAGACCGATTCCTCGTTCGTGTAGAGAAATCCACCGCCTCTGACGCCCGAGAAGAGGTCGCCCGAGAAGAGGTGGGCAACGCCCTCGTCCTCGCCGACGTCGAACCGGTCTTCGATCTCGTCTGGATCCATCTCGACGACGGCTTTAACGCCCTGGAACCACTCGTCGGGTTCGTCCCAGTCCATCAACCCGGCGTCGCGAGCCAGTTCGGAGTTGACGCCGTCGGCCGCGACGATCACGTCGGCCGTGATCGGATCCAGCTCGTCGCAGGTGATCCCGACGATTTCGCCGTTCTCGCGCAACAGCCCGTTGACGCGGACGTCGGTCAGCACACCGCCGCCGGTCTCGCTGGTCTTTTCGTGGACCTGTTCCTCGAGCCAGGAGTCCATCTTGCGCCGCAAGACGGCGTCACACCAGTCCGTATCGTGCTCGTGTAAGTCCGTGAGCGAGAACGATTTGACCTTGTTTCCGGCGATGTTGTGGATCTCGTAGTCGGTCACCGGTCGTTCGGCCGCTTCCTCGCGAAAGCCGTCGAAGAGGTCGTCGATCGTGTAGGGCGCAGACTCCTCGGCGTAGATGAGCCCGCCGGAGACGTTCTTCGAGCCCGCCTCGACGCCGCGTTCGACGACGAGCGTTTCGATACCGTGATCGGCCAATCGCGCCGCGGCCGCGGCCCCGCCCGGACCACAGCCGACGACGATCGCTTCGTAGTGTTCGTACTCTCCGTCACCAGACATCACTGCTCACCTCCGTCGGTCACCGCATCCATCGTCAGTTCGCCGCTCTTAATCGCCTCCGTCAGCCGCGGGAGCACCTCGAAGAGGTCACCCTCGATGAAGTAATCCGAGAAGTCACAGATTCTCGCGTCGGTGTCCGTGTTGATCGAGACGATCGTCTCCGACTCGTCCATCCCGACTTTGTGCTGGACGGCGCCCGAGACGCCCGCGGCGATGTAGAGGTCGGGCGAGACGACCTGTCCCGTCTCACCGATCTGTCGCTCTTCAGCCGTGTACGTCTCGACGTGACCGTCGAACTGGTAGGACGAGGTGACGATGCCGCGAGTGATGCCGAACGCCGCGTCGTCGAAGGCGTCGGCGAGATCGAGTCCCAGTTCGATTCCGCGCGTCGGGTCGTCGCCGATGCCGCGACCGAGACAGACGACGACCTCGTGTCCGGTCAGGTCGACGCCCTCGTCTAACGTGTCGTGCTCCGTGATCTCGACGCCGAACCACTCGTCGTCGAGTTCCATATCGTGCTCGACGACGAGGCCATCCCGGTCCGGATCGGGGTCCGGAACGGGGAACGTTCCGGGGATGACCGACGCTCCCTGCGGGTGAAAGTCCCGGTCGGGGTTGTCGATGCAGAGGATCGTCGAGTACTCGAACCCGGAGAAGTCCGGTCGTTTCATGTGCAGCGTCTTCTCGAACGTCTTCTTGACGCCCGGTTCGCCCGTCTTCACGGGATTCGAGACCTTTTCAGGCTTGATGAACAGGTCAGAACAGTCCGACGCGAGACCGGAGTCGAGTTCGGCCTGAACGGTTGCCGAGAGGTCGCGGCCGTTGTTCGTGGCCGGAAAGAGGATGTACCGCGGTTCGTCGTAGTCGCGCCAGTCCGTGCTCTCGGTGGTACCCTGCCCGCGCGCCATGTGCGCGGCGACGCGGGTGTACGGCGTGTTCATAAACCGTTCGAGGCGGTCGTCGTCGTGATAGACCGCGACGTCCGCGCCGTAGGTGATCGCCTCCTCGGCGAGTTCCGCACAATCGTCGCCGATGACGAACGCGACGACGTTTTCCTCGTCGCCGAAATCCTCGGCGTAGGTGTCCATGAGCTCGCGCGCCTTCCCGAGCATCTCCTTCGAGACGTCGAGTAACTCGCCCTGCTGAGTCTCACAGTAGACCCACATATCCTCGTAGTGGCCACCCTGGAGCGCCCGCACGTGCTTCTTATCACGCGTCGGGTGCGAGAGGCCGTCGTCCTCGTCGGGTTCGTCTCCCTCCGGCTCGTCCCCATCGTCGGCATCATCCGTCGATTCGTCTTCGTCTACGGCCTCGCCCTCGGCGTCCTCGCCGACGTCTTCGGCCGTTTCTTCGTACTCGCCTTCGGTTTCCGGTTCGTCGACCTCACCCGCCTCCCGGAGGGCGTCCATCCGCGATTCGATCGCCTCGCGGGCGGTTTTCCGGTCCTGACCGTCGCGTTCGGCCTCGAGTATAGCACTTAGCTCCGCTAAGTCGTCGACGGTTTCGAGTTCGTCGCGAAGTTCCGGGACCGTAAACGCATCCGGATCTACCATACTCAGTCACCTCCGGCAAAGGGGGCGAGTTCGTCTACTACCCGAGACATTCCGTCCGCGTCTGTCGGGTCGACCATCGTCGCTTCGCGCTCGGAAGGCGCCTTCGGGATCGGATCGACCGACGAGACGATGGTCGGCGAGCCGTCGAGGCCGATGTAGTCCGGATCGAGGTTCATGTCCTGGTGGTCCCACATCGTCAGGTGCTCCTCGTAGTCGGCCGCCCGCTCGCTCGTCTCCTGGCGAAGTCGCTTGTGCTCGAGGCGGTGAGACGCCTTTCGGTAGGTCGGTTCGAACTCCGGATCCGCGACGATGAGACTCGGCGTGGACGATTCGACCGTCTCGATCTCGTCGACGTCGCCTTCGACGAGTCGCTTCGCACGAACGGTGGTGTCTTCGATATCCAGCGCGAGTGCGTGGGTGATCATCGGCCATCCCATCGCCCAGGCCGTCTGCGGGCCGGTGTGTCCGGTCTCGCCGTCGGCCGTCTTGAAACCGGCAAACAGGAGGTCGATCTCACCGACTTCCTCCTCGTACTTCTCCAGGGCGGCGCTGATCGTGATCGCCGTCGCCCACGTGTCGGCCGCCGCACACTCTCTGTCCGAGAGCAGATAGAGGTCGTCGGCGTACACCGATTCCATCGCCTCGCCGAGCACCTCCTTGTAGCCTGGCGGACCCATGCTCATCACGCTCACGTGGCCGCCGTGGCGAACGCGCGTCTGTAACGCCGCTTCCAGCGCGAACTTGTCGTTCGGGTTCATCACTGTCGGCGTCTTACCGCGTTCCAGGTGTCCCTCCTCGTTGAAAGAGACGGCCCCCTCGCTGAAGTCGGGGACGCCCTTCGTCAGTACTACCGATCTCACGCTTTCCCCCGCGTTCGGTCCGTGTTCGCTCGTCCCATGCTCATCTCTCCCGTTCGAAGGAGTCACTAATAAGATGCGGGGGTTACAATCGGGGTTCGCGAGACGGTTCCGGGTCGCGAGCGACACATCGACGCCACTCCGACCGGTGGAAAAGAGGGGTAGTAATAGCCACACTCCAGAGAGCGAACTCGACAGTGTCTATTCGTCCGCGAAGCAGGTCAATCAACCTGGCCGACGTCGGTTTGCATGGTAATCTGTCCGGCAGCTCGCATCGTTCCGTCGACGGCCGCGTGCGTACCGAGTTCGAGCGCGCCACAGGAGAGGTCGCCGAGTACGCGAACGTCTTCACCCAGCGTGATCGTTCCGTCCCGGGTCGTGACGTCACCGTGAACGGTCGTTCCCGACGCGACCTCTATGTCGCCTCTGGCGCGCAGACTCCCGAATATCTCGGTATCGTGACCGACCGCGAGTTCTTTCGCCCGAATGTTTCCGTGTAGTCGACAGTCGTCACCGATACGCGCCGGCGTCGATACGCGCCACGTATCGTCGCTTACCGTCGCGTTCTGTGGAATAACCAGCGGGTCGACCGACGGTTCGTCCTGCCCCTCGTCGTCTAACAGTTCGTCGATGAACCGCTGTGCCGCTTCCTCCTCGCCGACGACGAGTAAGTGTTTCAGGTAGACGAACAGGAGGACGATCGTCGGCATCGGATTACGGATGACGATCCAGCCGTTCGCCTCGAATCCCTCCTCGATGTCCACGTCGTCGCCGATGTCGAGATCGCCGGCGACTTTCAACTCGCCGCCGACGTGGACCCGCTCGCCGAGGTAGGCGTCTCCGCCGACGAGAATCGTCTCCGCCACGTCACACCACATGTCGAGCCGACAATCGCCTTCGGCTTCGATTGCGCCGCCGAAGTGGACGCCTTCGCCGGCGACGACGTTTCGACCGCGAACGCCGAATTCGACCGTCGCGCGTCCGCCGATGAGAACGTCACCATCGGTCACCAGATCACGCTCCTGGGCTTCGGTTCCGTCGGGAACGACCAGAGTATCGAGTGGGTCGCTGTGGAGCGTCACACTCGATTGCACTGTCTCCCGAGTAATAAACTGGCGTCAGACGTCCGGCAGACGAACCCCGTGGAGCGATCCGACGCAGACGACTCGTTTTTGTGGACACCAGTCTAAGACCGGATCATGACCACGCTCGCATTCGACGATGACGGCGTCGACGTCGTCTACGAGGGAACCGAGTTCCGCCTCGAAAAATCGCTCGTCGAGGAGGCGATCGAGAAACCCTATTACGACGTTACCGACCACGAAGTGCTACAGATCGTCGCCGAGCATCCCGACATCTCCGGCGAACCCAGGCGGATCGGTGATATCATAGATTGAACACGGATCGACGGCGATTGGGTCTCACCCGTCCGAGTCGAACCGTTCGGCAGCGGATTCGAACGCGAGTTCGGACAGTTCCCGACTCCGTCGCTCCTCGCGCGCGGCGAGCGCCTCCGGATCCGGATTGACGTCGTCCGTGAGCCTTGCCCACGAGTTGTGCGTCTTCGCGTGACACCACCGACAGAGGTAGACCGTGATCTCGTGGCCGACCGAATCGTCGTCTGCGGCGTACGAGAGGTGGTGTTCTTCGAGGAGCGGGCGAGCAGAGGAGTGGGCGTCTCGGTGTTCTTCGAGCCCGCATCGCACGCACTCTCGATCACTCACGCGACATCGGAAGTGCGGACACCGATTCCACTCGAGCGTCGAGTCCGCCTCGAGCGAGTCGGCACCCGTCTCCGGCGGCTGGTCCGGGTCGACGACGTGACACCGGTAGGACGACGACGCTCGATCGCGAGCGAACTCGGGGTCGCGGTGTGGCCGCTCGATCGCCAGCCGACACCGGCCGTCGTCGGTGAGGTGGTCACACCGGTCGACGAATTCGTAGGGATCGTCGACGCCGACGGCCGTTCCGCGGGGCGTCTTCTTCATTCGGTACCACCGTCGGTCCCGAGAGACCATTTCAGTTACGACAGCGATCCGGTACCGCGACCAGGGACGACGCGGCCGCGGTCGACTACTGGTCGAGTCCGAACGCGATATCGTGTGAGTTCCGCCGTGGGCAATTCTCCCACGTATAAACCAACCGGTGGGCATCCGGTCCGTCGGGCCGGTCGAACCCGACCCGAACGCGATCGCCATCCCGCGCCACCCGGAGTATACCCTGCGGTCTCACCGCCGGATTCGGCCAAAACACTTTCCTACCTGAACACTCCTCTCTCTATCAGTATACGGGGGGATTACATGATAGGTAAATTACGTACTATCGTTCCGGCGCAAATTCGCCGGAGCTACGCACTGAAATTCGGAATCGCACTTCTCATTCTGGGTCTCTCGGTCGGACTCATCGGGTTTCTTGGCACGACCATGATCACCGACAGCGTCGAAGAACGGACGCTAGAGACGCAGGTGAATCAGGCCGGGCAGGAAGCGACCATGCTCGACACCTGGAACACGCAGAACGAAGGAATAACCCACGACATCGCACAAACGCCGGTCTTGCGATCCGAGGATCCCGAGGCCATACAGAGCTTCCTCGACGATCTCACGTTCGACTTCGAAGAAGCACACTACGTCGACCCGATCAGCCAGGAGGTCCTGGCATCGACCGCGGGCGGAGCCGAACGACTCGACGACATCAATTTCCCTGACGCGGCCGAACTCGATTCGGAACGAACGCTGAACGTCGAGCGAACCGAACCGTACATGAACGTAAACCCGACGTTCGGTGACGATCAGCCGGTCCTCGCCTACCACGTCGGCATCCGCGGTTCGGATCGGGTTCTGATCCTCACGATGAACTTAGCGGAGTACGGGACCGGACTCGAAGGGGATCAGATCGTCACTATCGTCAACGACGACGCCCAGATCGTCGCGAACAGCATGCTCCCCCGGGCCGGCTTCGACGGCGGACTCGTCCCCGAGGACGGATCGTTCCCGGTATCGTACGACGATCCCGACGGATTCTTCGCGGATGCGACGAGCGGAGACGACGAAAACCGAACCGGTGCGAACGTCTACAGCGGCAGCGGCAGTACAGCACTCCACGACGAACCGTACAATTTCAGCACGAACGAATACGTCGGCGCCTACCACGGGACCGACATGGGCTGGACGGTCCTCTCACACACGTCGACCGACGACGCCTACGGGTTCGTCAACACCGTCAATCAGTGGGGGATGTACGCGACGCTCGGTGGCATCTTACTGATCGGTCTGATCGGTGCCGTCATCGGTCGAAACACGGCGACCTCGATCGATCGACTCACGGGGAAGGTAGCCGAGATGGAGAGCGGAAACCTGGACGTCGAGTTCGAGACGAAGCGGATCGACAACATCGGCCGGCTCTACACCGGATTCGCCGAAATGCGAGACGAGTTGAAGCTTCAGATTACCGAGGCCGAAGACGCAAGAGCCGAAGCTGAAGCCGAACGAGAACGCGTCCAGGCGATCAACGAGGACCTCGAACGAACTGCCGAGAGCTACTGTGGCGTCATGGAGGAGGCCGCAGATGGCGACCTCACCGTCCGAATGGACCCCGACTCGACGGACAACGAGACGATGGCCGACATCGGATCCGACTTCAACTCGATGCTCACCGAGATCGAAGCGACCGTCGAGAACCTAAACCAGTTCGCGACGGAGGTCGCGACCGCGAGCGAACAGGTGACCGCCTCCAGCGAAGAAGTTCGATCGGCCAGCGAGCAGGTCAGCAGTTCCGTCCAGGAGATCTCCGACGGGGCGAGCCAGCAGTACGACTCCCTGCGATCGGTCGACAACGAGATGAACAACCTCTCGACCACCACCGAAGAGATCGCCGCCTCCTCGAATCAGGTGGCCGACGTGGCCGAACGGACGGCGACGACAGGACGAGACGGTCGCGACGCAGCCCGCGAAGCGATCGCCGCGGTCGAGGTGCTCGAAGACGAGCGCGAAGCCGTCGTCGCCGAGTTCGAACAGCTCCAAACGGACGTCGGACAGGTCGACCAGCTCGTCGACCGCGTCGCGGAGATCGCAGAGCAGACGAACATGCTCGCGCTCAACGCGAACATCGAGGCGTCCCGATCGGCCGGCGGCGACGACGACGGCGGATTCGCCGCCGTAGCAGCGGAGGTCAAAGAACTCTCCCAGGACGTCAAGGCCGCGACCGAAGAGATCGACGAACAGCTAGAAAATATTCAGGACCAGACCGAGCGCTCGGCCGAGGAAGTCGATCGAACGGCCGAAGAGATCGAACGGGTGGGCGAGCTGGTAGCCGAAACGGTCTCCGCTCTCGAAGAGATCGCCGAGTACTCCCAGGAGACCAACGACGGCGTCCAGGAGATTTCGGCGGCGACCGAAGAACAGGCGGCGTCGACCGAAGAAGTCGTCGCCATGGTCGACGAGGTGGCGACGATCGCCGAACAGACGACGACGGAAGCGGAGGGAGTCGCCGCGGCGGCCGAGGAGCAGACGACGGCGATGACCGAAGTATCGAGTTCGGCCAACGACCTCACCGAGCAGGCGATGGCCCTCTCGGAGGCCCTCGGTCGGTTCGATACCGACGCAGATGTCGACGACTCGTTACTCGACATCGATCCCGAAGGCGACGGAGACGACGGCGGAGACGAGTTCACGTTCGACGACGACCAGGCGGTACCGGTCGAGTCAGACGAAGACGAACCGGCGCCCGAACAGGGGGCCGACGGAATCACCGACGGAAACGCCACCTGGGACCGATCGGACGACGACGATGGAGAGACGTTCTCGCTCGATAGCTAACCGGTAGCTCCACAACTTCTTCAGTCTCCCCGTTCGTCGATCGGTGGAGAGTCGACCTCGTTCGGCACTACCAGCGCGCATCGTCCGCGCCAGGGACACCCATCACGTTGGTAAACCTTCAACGCTGCAACCCAGCCGATCCGGTCAGTACGTTTATAGACATACCGGACGGACAGAAACTGTGCGTCTCGTACACGAACCGGGCGACGGCGAGCCGACCGCGCTCGCGACGACGGTCGAAACGGCCGATTCGCTGCTCTCGAAGACGCGAGGACTCATGTTTCGCCGGTCGCTACCGGATTCGTACGCCCTGGTTTTTCGGTTTGGGACCGTCGCGAACCGTGACGTCCACATGCTGTTCGTATTCGTCCCGCTCGACGTCCTGTGGGTGAGAGAAGGGGAGGTCGTTCGAGTAGATCGACTGACTCCCTGGCGGGGCTACGGGCGAAGTGAGTGCGATCAGATCGTCGAACTCCCTGCCGGTGGCGCAGACGGCGTCGAGCCGGGCGATCGAGTCAAACTCGTCGAAGACGAAGCGTGATCACTCACTCGGCTCGAACAGGTC
This region includes:
- a CDS encoding DUF7097 family protein encodes the protein MKKTPRGTAVGVDDPYEFVDRCDHLTDDGRCRLAIERPHRDPEFARDRASSSYRCHVVDPDQPPETGADSLEADSTLEWNRCPHFRCRVSDRECVRCGLEEHRDAHSSARPLLEEHHLSYAADDDSVGHEITVYLCRWCHAKTHNSWARLTDDVNPDPEALAAREERRSRELSELAFESAAERFDSDG
- a CDS encoding FAD-dependent monooxygenase, which encodes MSGDGEYEHYEAIVVGCGPGGAAAAARLADHGIETLVVERGVEAGSKNVSGGLIYAEESAPYTIDDLFDGFREEAAERPVTDYEIHNIAGNKVKSFSLTDLHEHDTDWCDAVLRRKMDSWLEEQVHEKTSETGGGVLTDVRVNGLLRENGEIVGITCDELDPITADVIVAADGVNSELARDAGLMDWDEPDEWFQGVKAVVEMDPDEIEDRFDVGEDEGVAHLFSGDLFSGVRGGGFLYTNEESVSIGTVFHLDSLVAERAEPHELLDALLTHPLCAQWFGDDYHEREYGAKLVPDSKKVAHPSPYKGRLLLVGDAAGQMQAQGPIIKGMNHAVTAGALAADAFASTRSNPAADAAGRSYVDMLEKSGTMGKLRPRRYRAASFLGERNLVERLTNGLLTSRVGRFAATNRLSERLVKRAYNSPFMVGMLPDTSTGYVTLPTVLGEELGRTIQWESSVEPPSLEARIGDLTYDTDVGNPHIELLDETYEASGAAVAACPVSAEDFGGGCYRSELVEVNGSEERMVSLDTQPCVECGTCAIVADTAWEHPSGGKGVEYKQG
- a CDS encoding DUF192 domain-containing protein, with protein sequence MRLVHEPGDGEPTALATTVETADSLLSKTRGLMFRRSLPDSYALVFRFGTVANRDVHMLFVFVPLDVLWVREGEVVRVDRLTPWRGYGRSECDQIVELPAGGADGVEPGDRVKLVEDEA
- a CDS encoding methyl-accepting chemotaxis protein, coding for MIGKLRTIVPAQIRRSYALKFGIALLILGLSVGLIGFLGTTMITDSVEERTLETQVNQAGQEATMLDTWNTQNEGITHDIAQTPVLRSEDPEAIQSFLDDLTFDFEEAHYVDPISQEVLASTAGGAERLDDINFPDAAELDSERTLNVERTEPYMNVNPTFGDDQPVLAYHVGIRGSDRVLILTMNLAEYGTGLEGDQIVTIVNDDAQIVANSMLPRAGFDGGLVPEDGSFPVSYDDPDGFFADATSGDDENRTGANVYSGSGSTALHDEPYNFSTNEYVGAYHGTDMGWTVLSHTSTDDAYGFVNTVNQWGMYATLGGILLIGLIGAVIGRNTATSIDRLTGKVAEMESGNLDVEFETKRIDNIGRLYTGFAEMRDELKLQITEAEDARAEAEAERERVQAINEDLERTAESYCGVMEEAADGDLTVRMDPDSTDNETMADIGSDFNSMLTEIEATVENLNQFATEVATASEQVTASSEEVRSASEQVSSSVQEISDGASQQYDSLRSVDNEMNNLSTTTEEIAASSNQVADVAERTATTGRDGRDAAREAIAAVEVLEDEREAVVAEFEQLQTDVGQVDQLVDRVAEIAEQTNMLALNANIEASRSAGGDDDGGFAAVAAEVKELSQDVKAATEEIDEQLENIQDQTERSAEEVDRTAEEIERVGELVAETVSALEEIAEYSQETNDGVQEISAATEEQAASTEEVVAMVDEVATIAEQTTTEAEGVAAAAEEQTTAMTEVSSSANDLTEQAMALSEALGRFDTDADVDDSLLDIDPEGDGDDGGDEFTFDDDQAVPVESDEDEPAPEQGADGITDGNATWDRSDDDDGETFSLDS
- a CDS encoding electron transfer flavoprotein subunit alpha/FixB family protein yields the protein MVDPDAFTVPELRDELETVDDLAELSAILEAERDGQDRKTAREAIESRMDALREAGEVDEPETEGEYEETAEDVGEDAEGEAVDEDESTDDADDGDEPEGDEPDEDDGLSHPTRDKKHVRALQGGHYEDMWVYCETQQGELLDVSKEMLGKARELMDTYAEDFGDEENVVAFVIGDDCAELAEEAITYGADVAVYHDDDRLERFMNTPYTRVAAHMARGQGTTESTDWRDYDEPRYILFPATNNGRDLSATVQAELDSGLASDCSDLFIKPEKVSNPVKTGEPGVKKTFEKTLHMKRPDFSGFEYSTILCIDNPDRDFHPQGASVIPGTFPVPDPDPDRDGLVVEHDMELDDEWFGVEITEHDTLDEGVDLTGHEVVVCLGRGIGDDPTRGIELGLDLADAFDDAAFGITRGIVTSSYQFDGHVETYTAEERQIGETGQVVSPDLYIAAGVSGAVQHKVGMDESETIVSINTDTDARICDFSDYFIEGDLFEVLPRLTEAIKSGELTMDAVTDGGEQ
- a CDS encoding electron transfer flavoprotein subunit beta/FixA family protein, giving the protein MRSVVLTKGVPDFSEGAVSFNEEGHLERGKTPTVMNPNDKFALEAALQTRVRHGGHVSVMSMGPPGYKEVLGEAMESVYADDLYLLSDRECAAADTWATAITISAALEKYEEEVGEIDLLFAGFKTADGETGHTGPQTAWAMGWPMITHALALDIEDTTVRAKRLVEGDVDEIETVESSTPSLIVADPEFEPTYRKASHRLEHKRLRQETSERAADYEEHLTMWDHQDMNLDPDYIGLDGSPTIVSSVDPIPKAPSEREATMVDPTDADGMSRVVDELAPFAGGD
- a CDS encoding polymer-forming cytoskeletal protein, which codes for MTLHSDPLDTLVVPDGTEAQERDLVTDGDVLIGGRATVEFGVRGRNVVAGEGVHFGGAIEAEGDCRLDMWCDVAETILVGGDAYLGERVHVGGELKVAGDLDIGDDVDIEEGFEANGWIVIRNPMPTIVLLFVYLKHLLVVGEEEAAQRFIDELLDDEGQDEPSVDPLVIPQNATVSDDTWRVSTPARIGDDCRLHGNIRAKELAVGHDTEIFGSLRARGDIEVASGTTVHGDVTTRDGTITLGEDVRVLGDLSCGALELGTHAAVDGTMRAAGQITMQTDVGQVD
- a CDS encoding DUF5800 family protein, with the translated sequence MTTLAFDDDGVDVVYEGTEFRLEKSLVEEAIEKPYYDVTDHEVLQIVAEHPDISGEPRRIGDIID